One Glycine max cultivar Williams 82 chromosome 6, Glycine_max_v4.0, whole genome shotgun sequence DNA segment encodes these proteins:
- the LOC100805628 gene encoding transcriptional corepressor LEUNIG isoform X4: MQMQQLLLQRAQQQQQQQQQQQQQPQSQQQQSQPQQQQQSRDRPHLLNGSANGLVGNPGTANALATKMYEERLKLPLQRDSLDDAATKQRFGENMGQLLDPNHAPILKSAAAPGQPSGQVLHGAAGGMSPQVQARTQQLPGSTLDIKGEISPVLNPRAVGPEGSLMGMPGSNPGSNNLTLKGWPLTGLEQLRSGLLQQQKPFMQAPQPFHQLQMLTPQHQQQLMLAQQNLASPSASEESRRLRMLLNNRNIGLNKDGLSNPVGDVVSNVGSPLQGGGPPFPRGDTDMLVKLKLAQLQQQQQQQSSTNAQQQQLQQHTLSNQQSQTSNHSMHQQDKVGGGGGGSVTVDGSMSNSFRGNDQVSKNQIGRKRKQPGSSSGPANSSGTANTTGPSPSSAPSTPSTHTPGDVISMPALPHSGSSSKPLMMFSTDGTGTLTSPSNQLWDDKDLELQADVDRFVEDGSLDENVESFLSHDDTDPRDTVGRCMDVSKGFTFSDVNSVRASTSKVSCCHFSSDGKLLASGGHDKKVVLWYTDSLKQKATLEEHSSLITDVRFSPSMPRLATSSFDKTVRVWDVDNPGYSLRTFTGHSTSVMSLDFHPNKDDLICSCDGDGEIRYWSINNGSCARVSKGGTTQMRFQPRLGRYLAAAAENIVSIFDVETQVCRYSLKGHTKPVVCVCWDPSGELLASVSEDSVRVWTLGSGSDGECVHELSCNGNKFHKSVFHPTYPSLLVIGCYQSLELWNMSENKTMTLSAHDGLITSLAVSTVNGLVASASHDKFLKLWK, encoded by the exons ATGCAGATGCAACAGCTCCTGTTGCAGAGAGCAcagcaacaacagcagcagcagcagcaacaacaacagcagccacAATCGCAGCAACAGCAGTCacaaccacaacaacaacagcaaagTAGGGATAGGCCTCATCTTTTAAATGGTAGTGCAAATGGGTTAGTCGGAAACCCTGGAACTGCAAATGCACTAGCAACAAAGATGTATGAGGAAAGATTAAAACTTCCCCTTCAAAGGGACTCTTTGGATGATGCAGCAACGAAG CAAAGATTTGGTGAGAACATGGGCCAGCTCTTGGACCCAAATCATGCACCGATATTAAAGTCAGCTGCAGCTCCTGGCCAGCCTTCAGg GCAAGTTTTGCATGGTGCTGCTGGTGGGATGTCTCCACAAGTTCAAGCACGTACTCAACAATTACCAGGGTCTACTCTG GATATAAAGGGTGAGATTAGTCCTGTTTTAAATCCCAGAGCTGTGGGTCCTGAAGGATCATTGATGGGAATGCCTG GATCAAATCCAGGTAGCAATAATTTGACTTTGAAAGGGTGGCCTCTCACA GGTTTGGAGCAACTGCGCTCTGGTCTACTCCAGCAACAAAAACCTTTCATGCAGGCTCCTCAGCCTTTTCATCAACTCCAAATGTTGACACCACAGCATCAGCAACAGCTTATGCTGGCACAACAAAATCTGGCATCACCATCTGCCAGTGAAGAAAGTAGAAGACTGCGAATGCTATTAAATAATAGGAATATTGGTCTAAATAAGGATGGTCTTTCAAATCCTGTTGGTGATGTGGTATCAAATGTTGGATCCCCACTTCAAGGTGGTGGTCCTCCTTTTCCTCGTGGAGATACAGATATGCTAGTGAAG TTGAAGCTGGCTCAGttacagcagcagcaacaacaacagtcaAGTACCAATGCACAGCAGCAGCAGCTTCAACAGCACACCCTTTCAAACCAGCAATCTCAGACTTCTAATCATAGCATGCACCAGCAAGATAAAGtaggtggaggtggtggtggcagtGTCACTGTGGATGGTAGCATGTCAAACTCATTTAGAGGAAATGACCAG GTTTCAAAAAACCAGattgggagaaagagaaaacagCCTGGCTCCTCGTCAGGTCCTGCCAATAGTTCAGGAACAGCAAATACTACAGGTCCATCACCAAGTTCAGCACCCTCAACTCCTTCAACTCATACGCCTGGAGATGTGATATCAATGCCTGCCTTGCCTCATAGTGGTAGTTCTTCGAAGCCTTTAATGATGTTTAGCACAGATGGCACTGGAACCCTTACGTCACCATCTAACCAGTTG TGGGATGATAAGGATCTTGAATTGCAGGCTGATGTGGATCGCTTTGTGGAGGATGGATCTCTAGATGAAAATGTTGAGTCTTTTTTGTCCCATGATGACACGGACCCTAGAGATACTGTTGGCCGTTGTATGGATGTAAGCAAAG gCTTCACATTTTCTGATGTAAATTCTGTACGGGCAAGCACAAGCAAAGTTTCCTGTTGCCATTTCTCATCTGATGGGAAATTACTAGCAAGTGGTGGCCATGACAAAAAG GTTGTTTTATGGTACACAGATTCTCTAAAACAAAAAGCTACTCTTGAAGAGCATTCATCTTTGATTACTGATGTCCGTTTCAGTCCTAGCATGCCTCGTCTTGCAACATCTTCATTCGACAAAACTGTCAGGGTTTGGGATGTTGACAAT CCTGGTTATTCACTTCGCACCTTCACGGGACATTCAACATCTGTTATGTCACTAGATTTTCATCCAAATAAAGATGACCTCATCTGCTCTTGTGATGGTGATGGTGAGATACGGTATTGGAGCATAAACAATGGAAGTTGTGCTAGAGTCTCCAAG GGTGGCACCACACAGATGAGATTTCAGCCTCGTCTCGGGAGGTACCTTGCTGCAGCGGCAGAGAATATTGTGTCTATTTTTGATGTGGAGACACAAGTGTGTCGATATTCACTAAAG GGACACACAAAACCGGTGGTTTGTGTGTGTTGGGACCCTTCTGGGGAGTTGCTGGCATCTGTGAGTGAGGACTCTGTCAGGGTTTGGACTCTTGGATCAGGGAGTGATGGGGAATGTGTTCATGAACTTAGCTGTAACGGAAATAAGTTTCATAAATCTGTTTTCCACCCAACGTACCCTTCATTGCTGGTCATTGGCTGTTACCAG TCATTGGAGTTGTGGAACATGAGCGAGAACAAGACGATGACTCTGTCTGCTCATGATGGTCTCATTACTTCCTTGGCTGTTTCAACTGTAAATGGTTTGGTTGCTTCAGCTAGTCATGACAAGTTCCTCAAGCTCTGGAAGTGA
- the LOC100805628 gene encoding transcriptional corepressor LEUNIG isoform X2: MSQTNWEADKMLDVYIHDYLVKRDLKASAQAFQAEGKVSSDPVAIDAPGGFLFEWWSVFWDIFIARTNEKHSEVAASYIETQLIKAREQQQQQNQQQPQPQQSQHQQQHMQMQQLLLQRAQQQQQQQQQQQQQPQSQQQQSQPQQQQQSRDRPHLLNGSANGLVGNPGTANALATKMYEERLKLPLQRDSLDDAATKQRFGENMGQLLDPNHAPILKSAAAPGQPSGQVLHGAAGGMSPQVQARTQQLPGSTLDIKGEISPVLNPRAVGPEGSLMGMPGSNPGSNNLTLKGWPLTGLEQLRSGLLQQQKPFMQAPQPFHQLQMLTPQHQQQLMLAQQNLASPSASEESRRLRMLLNNRNIGLNKDGLSNPVGDVVSNVGSPLQGGGPPFPRGDTDMLVKLKLAQLQQQQQQQSSTNAQQQQLQQHTLSNQQSQTSNHSMHQQDKVGGGGGGSVTVDGSMSNSFRGNDQIGRKRKQPGSSSGPANSSGTANTTGPSPSSAPSTPSTHTPGDVISMPALPHSGSSSKPLMMFSTDGTGTLTSPSNQLWDDKDLELQADVDRFVEDGSLDENVESFLSHDDTDPRDTVGRCMDVSKGFTFSDVNSVRASTSKVSCCHFSSDGKLLASGGHDKKVVLWYTDSLKQKATLEEHSSLITDVRFSPSMPRLATSSFDKTVRVWDVDNPGYSLRTFTGHSTSVMSLDFHPNKDDLICSCDGDGEIRYWSINNGSCARVSKGGTTQMRFQPRLGRYLAAAAENIVSIFDVETQVCRYSLKGHTKPVVCVCWDPSGELLASVSEDSVRVWTLGSGSDGECVHELSCNGNKFHKSVFHPTYPSLLVIGCYQSLELWNMSENKTMTLSAHDGLITSLAVSTVNGLVASASHDKFLKLWK, translated from the exons ATGTCTCAGACCAACTGGGAAGCTGACAAGAT GTTAGATGTTTACATCCATGATTATCTTGTTAAGAGGGATTTGAAGGCTTCTGCTCAGGCTTTTCAAGCTGAAGGAAAAGTATCATCGGACCCTGTTG CTATTGATGCCCCGGGAGGTTTTCTGTTCGAGTGGTGGTCGGTTTTCTGGGATATATTTATTGCAAGGACAAATGAAAAGCACTCAGAGGTTGCTGCATCGTATATTGAG ACACAATTAATAAAGGCAAGGGAGCAACAACAGCAGCAGAACCAGCAGCAGCCACAGCCCCAGCAATCACAGCATCAGCAACAACACATGCAGATGCAACAGCTCCTGTTGCAGAGAGCAcagcaacaacagcagcagcagcagcaacaacaacagcagccacAATCGCAGCAACAGCAGTCacaaccacaacaacaacagcaaagTAGGGATAGGCCTCATCTTTTAAATGGTAGTGCAAATGGGTTAGTCGGAAACCCTGGAACTGCAAATGCACTAGCAACAAAGATGTATGAGGAAAGATTAAAACTTCCCCTTCAAAGGGACTCTTTGGATGATGCAGCAACGAAG CAAAGATTTGGTGAGAACATGGGCCAGCTCTTGGACCCAAATCATGCACCGATATTAAAGTCAGCTGCAGCTCCTGGCCAGCCTTCAGg GCAAGTTTTGCATGGTGCTGCTGGTGGGATGTCTCCACAAGTTCAAGCACGTACTCAACAATTACCAGGGTCTACTCTG GATATAAAGGGTGAGATTAGTCCTGTTTTAAATCCCAGAGCTGTGGGTCCTGAAGGATCATTGATGGGAATGCCTG GATCAAATCCAGGTAGCAATAATTTGACTTTGAAAGGGTGGCCTCTCACA GGTTTGGAGCAACTGCGCTCTGGTCTACTCCAGCAACAAAAACCTTTCATGCAGGCTCCTCAGCCTTTTCATCAACTCCAAATGTTGACACCACAGCATCAGCAACAGCTTATGCTGGCACAACAAAATCTGGCATCACCATCTGCCAGTGAAGAAAGTAGAAGACTGCGAATGCTATTAAATAATAGGAATATTGGTCTAAATAAGGATGGTCTTTCAAATCCTGTTGGTGATGTGGTATCAAATGTTGGATCCCCACTTCAAGGTGGTGGTCCTCCTTTTCCTCGTGGAGATACAGATATGCTAGTGAAG TTGAAGCTGGCTCAGttacagcagcagcaacaacaacagtcaAGTACCAATGCACAGCAGCAGCAGCTTCAACAGCACACCCTTTCAAACCAGCAATCTCAGACTTCTAATCATAGCATGCACCAGCAAGATAAAGtaggtggaggtggtggtggcagtGTCACTGTGGATGGTAGCATGTCAAACTCATTTAGAGGAAATGACCAG attgggagaaagagaaaacagCCTGGCTCCTCGTCAGGTCCTGCCAATAGTTCAGGAACAGCAAATACTACAGGTCCATCACCAAGTTCAGCACCCTCAACTCCTTCAACTCATACGCCTGGAGATGTGATATCAATGCCTGCCTTGCCTCATAGTGGTAGTTCTTCGAAGCCTTTAATGATGTTTAGCACAGATGGCACTGGAACCCTTACGTCACCATCTAACCAGTTG TGGGATGATAAGGATCTTGAATTGCAGGCTGATGTGGATCGCTTTGTGGAGGATGGATCTCTAGATGAAAATGTTGAGTCTTTTTTGTCCCATGATGACACGGACCCTAGAGATACTGTTGGCCGTTGTATGGATGTAAGCAAAG gCTTCACATTTTCTGATGTAAATTCTGTACGGGCAAGCACAAGCAAAGTTTCCTGTTGCCATTTCTCATCTGATGGGAAATTACTAGCAAGTGGTGGCCATGACAAAAAG GTTGTTTTATGGTACACAGATTCTCTAAAACAAAAAGCTACTCTTGAAGAGCATTCATCTTTGATTACTGATGTCCGTTTCAGTCCTAGCATGCCTCGTCTTGCAACATCTTCATTCGACAAAACTGTCAGGGTTTGGGATGTTGACAAT CCTGGTTATTCACTTCGCACCTTCACGGGACATTCAACATCTGTTATGTCACTAGATTTTCATCCAAATAAAGATGACCTCATCTGCTCTTGTGATGGTGATGGTGAGATACGGTATTGGAGCATAAACAATGGAAGTTGTGCTAGAGTCTCCAAG GGTGGCACCACACAGATGAGATTTCAGCCTCGTCTCGGGAGGTACCTTGCTGCAGCGGCAGAGAATATTGTGTCTATTTTTGATGTGGAGACACAAGTGTGTCGATATTCACTAAAG GGACACACAAAACCGGTGGTTTGTGTGTGTTGGGACCCTTCTGGGGAGTTGCTGGCATCTGTGAGTGAGGACTCTGTCAGGGTTTGGACTCTTGGATCAGGGAGTGATGGGGAATGTGTTCATGAACTTAGCTGTAACGGAAATAAGTTTCATAAATCTGTTTTCCACCCAACGTACCCTTCATTGCTGGTCATTGGCTGTTACCAG TCATTGGAGTTGTGGAACATGAGCGAGAACAAGACGATGACTCTGTCTGCTCATGATGGTCTCATTACTTCCTTGGCTGTTTCAACTGTAAATGGTTTGGTTGCTTCAGCTAGTCATGACAAGTTCCTCAAGCTCTGGAAGTGA
- the LOC100805628 gene encoding transcriptional corepressor LEUNIG isoform X3: MSQTNWEADKMLDVYIHDYLVKRDLKASAQAFQAEGKVSSDPVAIDAPGGFLFEWWSVFWDIFIARTNEKHSEVAASYIETQLIKAREQQQQQNQQQPQPQQSQHQQQHMQMQQLLLQRAQQQQQQQQQQQQQPQSQQQQSQPQQQQQSRDRPHLLNGSANGLVGNPGTANALATKMYEERLKLPLQRDSLDDAATKQRFGENMGQLLDPNHAPILKSAAAPGQPSGQVLHGAAGGMSPQVQARTQQLPGSTLDIKGEISPVLNPRAVGPEGSLMGMPGSNPGSNNLTLKGWPLTGLEQLRSGLLQQQKPFMQAPQPFHQLQMLTPQHQQQLMLAQQNLASPSASEESRRLRMLLNNRNIGLNKDGLSNPVGDVVSNVGSPLQGGGPPFPRGDTDMLVKLKLAQLQQQQQQQSSTNAQQQQLQQHTLSNQQSQTSNHSMHQQDKVGGGGGGSVTVDGSMSNSFRGNDQVSKNQIGRKRKQPGSSSGPANSSGTANTTGPSPSSAPSTPSTHTPGDVISMPALPHSGSSSKPLMMFSTDGTGTLTSPSNQLADVDRFVEDGSLDENVESFLSHDDTDPRDTVGRCMDVSKGFTFSDVNSVRASTSKVSCCHFSSDGKLLASGGHDKKVVLWYTDSLKQKATLEEHSSLITDVRFSPSMPRLATSSFDKTVRVWDVDNPGYSLRTFTGHSTSVMSLDFHPNKDDLICSCDGDGEIRYWSINNGSCARVSKGGTTQMRFQPRLGRYLAAAAENIVSIFDVETQVCRYSLKGHTKPVVCVCWDPSGELLASVSEDSVRVWTLGSGSDGECVHELSCNGNKFHKSVFHPTYPSLLVIGCYQSLELWNMSENKTMTLSAHDGLITSLAVSTVNGLVASASHDKFLKLWK; encoded by the exons ATGTCTCAGACCAACTGGGAAGCTGACAAGAT GTTAGATGTTTACATCCATGATTATCTTGTTAAGAGGGATTTGAAGGCTTCTGCTCAGGCTTTTCAAGCTGAAGGAAAAGTATCATCGGACCCTGTTG CTATTGATGCCCCGGGAGGTTTTCTGTTCGAGTGGTGGTCGGTTTTCTGGGATATATTTATTGCAAGGACAAATGAAAAGCACTCAGAGGTTGCTGCATCGTATATTGAG ACACAATTAATAAAGGCAAGGGAGCAACAACAGCAGCAGAACCAGCAGCAGCCACAGCCCCAGCAATCACAGCATCAGCAACAACACATGCAGATGCAACAGCTCCTGTTGCAGAGAGCAcagcaacaacagcagcagcagcagcaacaacaacagcagccacAATCGCAGCAACAGCAGTCacaaccacaacaacaacagcaaagTAGGGATAGGCCTCATCTTTTAAATGGTAGTGCAAATGGGTTAGTCGGAAACCCTGGAACTGCAAATGCACTAGCAACAAAGATGTATGAGGAAAGATTAAAACTTCCCCTTCAAAGGGACTCTTTGGATGATGCAGCAACGAAG CAAAGATTTGGTGAGAACATGGGCCAGCTCTTGGACCCAAATCATGCACCGATATTAAAGTCAGCTGCAGCTCCTGGCCAGCCTTCAGg GCAAGTTTTGCATGGTGCTGCTGGTGGGATGTCTCCACAAGTTCAAGCACGTACTCAACAATTACCAGGGTCTACTCTG GATATAAAGGGTGAGATTAGTCCTGTTTTAAATCCCAGAGCTGTGGGTCCTGAAGGATCATTGATGGGAATGCCTG GATCAAATCCAGGTAGCAATAATTTGACTTTGAAAGGGTGGCCTCTCACA GGTTTGGAGCAACTGCGCTCTGGTCTACTCCAGCAACAAAAACCTTTCATGCAGGCTCCTCAGCCTTTTCATCAACTCCAAATGTTGACACCACAGCATCAGCAACAGCTTATGCTGGCACAACAAAATCTGGCATCACCATCTGCCAGTGAAGAAAGTAGAAGACTGCGAATGCTATTAAATAATAGGAATATTGGTCTAAATAAGGATGGTCTTTCAAATCCTGTTGGTGATGTGGTATCAAATGTTGGATCCCCACTTCAAGGTGGTGGTCCTCCTTTTCCTCGTGGAGATACAGATATGCTAGTGAAG TTGAAGCTGGCTCAGttacagcagcagcaacaacaacagtcaAGTACCAATGCACAGCAGCAGCAGCTTCAACAGCACACCCTTTCAAACCAGCAATCTCAGACTTCTAATCATAGCATGCACCAGCAAGATAAAGtaggtggaggtggtggtggcagtGTCACTGTGGATGGTAGCATGTCAAACTCATTTAGAGGAAATGACCAG GTTTCAAAAAACCAGattgggagaaagagaaaacagCCTGGCTCCTCGTCAGGTCCTGCCAATAGTTCAGGAACAGCAAATACTACAGGTCCATCACCAAGTTCAGCACCCTCAACTCCTTCAACTCATACGCCTGGAGATGTGATATCAATGCCTGCCTTGCCTCATAGTGGTAGTTCTTCGAAGCCTTTAATGATGTTTAGCACAGATGGCACTGGAACCCTTACGTCACCATCTAACCAGTTG GCTGATGTGGATCGCTTTGTGGAGGATGGATCTCTAGATGAAAATGTTGAGTCTTTTTTGTCCCATGATGACACGGACCCTAGAGATACTGTTGGCCGTTGTATGGATGTAAGCAAAG gCTTCACATTTTCTGATGTAAATTCTGTACGGGCAAGCACAAGCAAAGTTTCCTGTTGCCATTTCTCATCTGATGGGAAATTACTAGCAAGTGGTGGCCATGACAAAAAG GTTGTTTTATGGTACACAGATTCTCTAAAACAAAAAGCTACTCTTGAAGAGCATTCATCTTTGATTACTGATGTCCGTTTCAGTCCTAGCATGCCTCGTCTTGCAACATCTTCATTCGACAAAACTGTCAGGGTTTGGGATGTTGACAAT CCTGGTTATTCACTTCGCACCTTCACGGGACATTCAACATCTGTTATGTCACTAGATTTTCATCCAAATAAAGATGACCTCATCTGCTCTTGTGATGGTGATGGTGAGATACGGTATTGGAGCATAAACAATGGAAGTTGTGCTAGAGTCTCCAAG GGTGGCACCACACAGATGAGATTTCAGCCTCGTCTCGGGAGGTACCTTGCTGCAGCGGCAGAGAATATTGTGTCTATTTTTGATGTGGAGACACAAGTGTGTCGATATTCACTAAAG GGACACACAAAACCGGTGGTTTGTGTGTGTTGGGACCCTTCTGGGGAGTTGCTGGCATCTGTGAGTGAGGACTCTGTCAGGGTTTGGACTCTTGGATCAGGGAGTGATGGGGAATGTGTTCATGAACTTAGCTGTAACGGAAATAAGTTTCATAAATCTGTTTTCCACCCAACGTACCCTTCATTGCTGGTCATTGGCTGTTACCAG TCATTGGAGTTGTGGAACATGAGCGAGAACAAGACGATGACTCTGTCTGCTCATGATGGTCTCATTACTTCCTTGGCTGTTTCAACTGTAAATGGTTTGGTTGCTTCAGCTAGTCATGACAAGTTCCTCAAGCTCTGGAAGTGA
- the LOC100805628 gene encoding transcriptional corepressor LEUNIG isoform X1 — protein sequence MSQTNWEADKMLDVYIHDYLVKRDLKASAQAFQAEGKVSSDPVAIDAPGGFLFEWWSVFWDIFIARTNEKHSEVAASYIETQLIKAREQQQQQNQQQPQPQQSQHQQQHMQMQQLLLQRAQQQQQQQQQQQQQPQSQQQQSQPQQQQQSRDRPHLLNGSANGLVGNPGTANALATKMYEERLKLPLQRDSLDDAATKQRFGENMGQLLDPNHAPILKSAAAPGQPSGQVLHGAAGGMSPQVQARTQQLPGSTLDIKGEISPVLNPRAVGPEGSLMGMPGSNPGSNNLTLKGWPLTGLEQLRSGLLQQQKPFMQAPQPFHQLQMLTPQHQQQLMLAQQNLASPSASEESRRLRMLLNNRNIGLNKDGLSNPVGDVVSNVGSPLQGGGPPFPRGDTDMLVKLKLAQLQQQQQQQSSTNAQQQQLQQHTLSNQQSQTSNHSMHQQDKVGGGGGGSVTVDGSMSNSFRGNDQVSKNQIGRKRKQPGSSSGPANSSGTANTTGPSPSSAPSTPSTHTPGDVISMPALPHSGSSSKPLMMFSTDGTGTLTSPSNQLWDDKDLELQADVDRFVEDGSLDENVESFLSHDDTDPRDTVGRCMDVSKGFTFSDVNSVRASTSKVSCCHFSSDGKLLASGGHDKKVVLWYTDSLKQKATLEEHSSLITDVRFSPSMPRLATSSFDKTVRVWDVDNPGYSLRTFTGHSTSVMSLDFHPNKDDLICSCDGDGEIRYWSINNGSCARVSKGGTTQMRFQPRLGRYLAAAAENIVSIFDVETQVCRYSLKGHTKPVVCVCWDPSGELLASVSEDSVRVWTLGSGSDGECVHELSCNGNKFHKSVFHPTYPSLLVIGCYQSLELWNMSENKTMTLSAHDGLITSLAVSTVNGLVASASHDKFLKLWK from the exons ATGTCTCAGACCAACTGGGAAGCTGACAAGAT GTTAGATGTTTACATCCATGATTATCTTGTTAAGAGGGATTTGAAGGCTTCTGCTCAGGCTTTTCAAGCTGAAGGAAAAGTATCATCGGACCCTGTTG CTATTGATGCCCCGGGAGGTTTTCTGTTCGAGTGGTGGTCGGTTTTCTGGGATATATTTATTGCAAGGACAAATGAAAAGCACTCAGAGGTTGCTGCATCGTATATTGAG ACACAATTAATAAAGGCAAGGGAGCAACAACAGCAGCAGAACCAGCAGCAGCCACAGCCCCAGCAATCACAGCATCAGCAACAACACATGCAGATGCAACAGCTCCTGTTGCAGAGAGCAcagcaacaacagcagcagcagcagcaacaacaacagcagccacAATCGCAGCAACAGCAGTCacaaccacaacaacaacagcaaagTAGGGATAGGCCTCATCTTTTAAATGGTAGTGCAAATGGGTTAGTCGGAAACCCTGGAACTGCAAATGCACTAGCAACAAAGATGTATGAGGAAAGATTAAAACTTCCCCTTCAAAGGGACTCTTTGGATGATGCAGCAACGAAG CAAAGATTTGGTGAGAACATGGGCCAGCTCTTGGACCCAAATCATGCACCGATATTAAAGTCAGCTGCAGCTCCTGGCCAGCCTTCAGg GCAAGTTTTGCATGGTGCTGCTGGTGGGATGTCTCCACAAGTTCAAGCACGTACTCAACAATTACCAGGGTCTACTCTG GATATAAAGGGTGAGATTAGTCCTGTTTTAAATCCCAGAGCTGTGGGTCCTGAAGGATCATTGATGGGAATGCCTG GATCAAATCCAGGTAGCAATAATTTGACTTTGAAAGGGTGGCCTCTCACA GGTTTGGAGCAACTGCGCTCTGGTCTACTCCAGCAACAAAAACCTTTCATGCAGGCTCCTCAGCCTTTTCATCAACTCCAAATGTTGACACCACAGCATCAGCAACAGCTTATGCTGGCACAACAAAATCTGGCATCACCATCTGCCAGTGAAGAAAGTAGAAGACTGCGAATGCTATTAAATAATAGGAATATTGGTCTAAATAAGGATGGTCTTTCAAATCCTGTTGGTGATGTGGTATCAAATGTTGGATCCCCACTTCAAGGTGGTGGTCCTCCTTTTCCTCGTGGAGATACAGATATGCTAGTGAAG TTGAAGCTGGCTCAGttacagcagcagcaacaacaacagtcaAGTACCAATGCACAGCAGCAGCAGCTTCAACAGCACACCCTTTCAAACCAGCAATCTCAGACTTCTAATCATAGCATGCACCAGCAAGATAAAGtaggtggaggtggtggtggcagtGTCACTGTGGATGGTAGCATGTCAAACTCATTTAGAGGAAATGACCAG GTTTCAAAAAACCAGattgggagaaagagaaaacagCCTGGCTCCTCGTCAGGTCCTGCCAATAGTTCAGGAACAGCAAATACTACAGGTCCATCACCAAGTTCAGCACCCTCAACTCCTTCAACTCATACGCCTGGAGATGTGATATCAATGCCTGCCTTGCCTCATAGTGGTAGTTCTTCGAAGCCTTTAATGATGTTTAGCACAGATGGCACTGGAACCCTTACGTCACCATCTAACCAGTTG TGGGATGATAAGGATCTTGAATTGCAGGCTGATGTGGATCGCTTTGTGGAGGATGGATCTCTAGATGAAAATGTTGAGTCTTTTTTGTCCCATGATGACACGGACCCTAGAGATACTGTTGGCCGTTGTATGGATGTAAGCAAAG gCTTCACATTTTCTGATGTAAATTCTGTACGGGCAAGCACAAGCAAAGTTTCCTGTTGCCATTTCTCATCTGATGGGAAATTACTAGCAAGTGGTGGCCATGACAAAAAG GTTGTTTTATGGTACACAGATTCTCTAAAACAAAAAGCTACTCTTGAAGAGCATTCATCTTTGATTACTGATGTCCGTTTCAGTCCTAGCATGCCTCGTCTTGCAACATCTTCATTCGACAAAACTGTCAGGGTTTGGGATGTTGACAAT CCTGGTTATTCACTTCGCACCTTCACGGGACATTCAACATCTGTTATGTCACTAGATTTTCATCCAAATAAAGATGACCTCATCTGCTCTTGTGATGGTGATGGTGAGATACGGTATTGGAGCATAAACAATGGAAGTTGTGCTAGAGTCTCCAAG GGTGGCACCACACAGATGAGATTTCAGCCTCGTCTCGGGAGGTACCTTGCTGCAGCGGCAGAGAATATTGTGTCTATTTTTGATGTGGAGACACAAGTGTGTCGATATTCACTAAAG GGACACACAAAACCGGTGGTTTGTGTGTGTTGGGACCCTTCTGGGGAGTTGCTGGCATCTGTGAGTGAGGACTCTGTCAGGGTTTGGACTCTTGGATCAGGGAGTGATGGGGAATGTGTTCATGAACTTAGCTGTAACGGAAATAAGTTTCATAAATCTGTTTTCCACCCAACGTACCCTTCATTGCTGGTCATTGGCTGTTACCAG TCATTGGAGTTGTGGAACATGAGCGAGAACAAGACGATGACTCTGTCTGCTCATGATGGTCTCATTACTTCCTTGGCTGTTTCAACTGTAAATGGTTTGGTTGCTTCAGCTAGTCATGACAAGTTCCTCAAGCTCTGGAAGTGA